From Rhodamnia argentea isolate NSW1041297 chromosome 10, ASM2092103v1, whole genome shotgun sequence, a single genomic window includes:
- the LOC115731999 gene encoding uncharacterized protein LOC115731999 isoform X1, with product MNNYHAQPLPPGVQSYTQYSPNQPPRPSTSAPSYHSENAVGPHYKFGGFGSHSLPLSSNSVQNTNTQSFYPYAATPQTYFSQYPPNLSGQNPYGIQHVNESHSSILANPNLTLKSDGSSNPDGSIYSVVPSPVVHSNSSFHCSHSDGEHTSHLPTESPVVFMEVQQKINSGEVNYCQTREVRTSQQVNAQQGDSLPSMSNGPEEQVPQELNVKDAEIPQRMESSKHQETGSVDAKIERDGDTAFSVTQDSGMKNLSEESNRPPDNSTASPVHASTFIESAQDIETAAQNAVLQEQEVATRNVIRNQREANVATRPSDDDADIFTDRRDPNALKEHLLRMASEHRAEMALKRGKACPPENGNLEIGNGYGVPGGGAYAIAPRPDGTMPRRVENEELSAAKELPEYLKQKLKARGILKNNKADKDSIAAVNKLDVQSAQISQSGRLPPGWIEARDPATGAPYYHNQSTGKSQWEIPQQISSAGHSPSSLSLPENWVEAFDESSGHKYYYNTATHVSQWEHPSSSQQVASQYYESSVSRSAANKNFDHQSSHPMRCMECGGWGVGLVQSWGYCNHCTRVLKLPQSQYISSISDNYQQISINAKGEDTERKSSKDRSGWRPPIGKKNKKDSRKRAYSEDDELDPMDPSSYSDAPRGGWVVGLKGVQPRAADTTATGPLFQQRPYPSPGAVLRKNAEIASQSKKPNSRFAPITKRGDGSDGLGDAD from the exons ATGAATAATTATCACGCTCAGCCACTCCCTCCAGGAGTTCAATCGTATACTCAATATTCACCTAACCAACCTCCTAGGCCATCCACTTCAGCTCCTTCTTATCATTCTGAGAATGCTGTGGGACCTCACTATAAATTTGGCGGATTTGGAAGCCACTCGTTGCCTCTTTCTTCTAATTCTGTTCAAAACACGAACACTCAAAGCTTTTATCCTTATGCTGCGACACCTCAGACTTATTTTTCTCAATATCCTCCAAATTTGTCGGGCCAGAACCCTTATGGAATTCAACATGTCAATGAATCTCACTCTAGCATCCTTGCCAATCCAAATTTAACTCTCAAATCTGATGGCTCTTCAAATCCAGACGGTTCTATTTACAGTGTGGTGCCAAGCCCTGTTGTTCACAGTAATTCTTCGTTCCATTGTAGTCACTCCGATGGCGAACATACTTCACATCTGCCAACGGAAAGTCCTGTAGTTTTCATGGAAGTGCAACAGAAAATAAATTCTGGGGAAGTAAATTACTGTCAGACCCGTGAAGTTAGGACTTCTCAACAGGTCAATGCTCAGCAAGGTGACTCATTGCCTTCAATGTCGAATGGCCCTGAGGAGCAGGTGCCTCAAGAACTAAATGTGAAGGATGCGGAGATACCCCAGCGTATGGAGAGTTCAAAGCATCAAGAGACAGGCTCGGTTGATGCAAAGATTGAGAGGGATGGTGATACTGCGTTCTCAGTTACTCAAGACTCTGGTATGAAAAATCTGTCTGAAGAATCCAACAGACCGCCAGATAATTCCACTGCATCTCCTGTCCATGCCAGCACTTTTATTGAAAGTGCTCAGGATATTGAGACTGCTGCTCAAAATGCGGTGCTCCAAGAACAA GAAGTTGCGACACGAAATGTTATACGCAATCAAAG AGAGGCCAATGTTGCGACTCGACCTTCTGATGACGATGCAGACATCTTCACAGATCGTCGTGACCCAAATGCTTTAAAA GAACATTTACTGAGGATGGCATCTGAGCATCGTGCAGAGATGGCTTTAAAGCGCGGGAAGGCTTGCCCTCCTGAAAAtg GTAATTTAGAAATTGGAAATGGATATGGCGTACCTGGAGGAGGGGCTTACGCTATTGCTCCAAGGCCTGATGGTACTATGCCCA GACGTGTTGAGAATGAAGAATTGTCTGCTGCAAAAGAATTGCCAGAGTATCTTAAGCAGAAGTTGAAAGCACGTGGCATATTAAAGAATAATAAGGCCGATAAGGATTCTATTGCAGCTGTGAAT AAGTTGGATGTACAGTCAGCTCAGATCTCACAGAGTGGAAGGTTGCCTCCTGGATGG ATTGAGGCTAGAGACCCAGCAACTGGTGCTCCATACTATCATAATCAAAGCACTGGGAAGAGTCAGTGGGAAATTCCTCAACAAATTTCTTCTGCTGGCCACTCTCCATCATCGTTGTCCCTTCCAGAAAATTGGGTTGAGGCATTTGACGAGTCATCAG GTCATAAATACTATTATAATACGGCGACACATGTATCACAATGGGAGCATCCTAGTTCATCTCAGCAGGTTGCTTCACAATATTATGAAAGCTCGGTGTCTCGAAGTGCAGCTAACAAAAATTTTGACCACCAGTCATCTCATCCAATGAGATGCATGGAATGCGGTGGCTGGGGAGTGGGGCTTGTGCAGTCTTGGGGATACTGCAACCATTGCACTAG AGTTCTTAAGCTTCCTCAGAGCCAGTACATATCAAGCATTTCAGATAACTATCAGCAGATCAGCATTAATGCAAAAGGAGAAGATACTGAGAGAAAGTCCTCCAAGGACAG GTCTGGCTGGAGACCTCCtataggaaagaaaaataaaaaagatagcAGGAAACGTGCCTATTCAGAGGATGATGAGTTGGATCCCATGGACCCTAGCTCCTATTCAGATGCTCCTCGTGGAGGATG GGTCGTAGGCTTGAAAGGAGTACAACCACGTGCGGCTGATACCACAGCCACG GGTCCTCTGTTTCAACAGCGTCCATACCCGTCTCCTGGAGCTGTCTTGAGGAAGAATGCAGAAATCGCTTCACAAAGCAAGAAACCCAACTCTCGTTTTGCACCTATAACAAAGAGAGGGGATGGCAGTGATGGACTAGGCGATGCTGACTAA
- the LOC115731999 gene encoding uncharacterized protein LOC115731999 isoform X2 — protein MNNYHAQPLPPGVQSYTQYSPNQPPRPSTSAPSYHSENAVGPHYKFGGFGSHSLPLSSNSVQNTNTQSFYPYAATPQTYFSQYPPNLSGQNPYGIQHVNESHSSILANPNLTLKSDGSSNPDGSIYSVVPSPVVHSNSSFHCSHSDGEHTSHLPTESPVVFMEVQQKINSGEVNYCQTREVRTSQQVNAQQGDSLPSMSNGPEEQVPQELNVKDAEIPQRMESSKHQETGSVDAKIERDGDTAFSVTQDSGMKNLSEESNRPPDNSTASPVHASTFIESAQDIETAAQNAVLQEQEVATRNVIRNQREANVATRPSDDDADIFTDRRDPNALKEHLLRMASEHRAEMALKRGKACPPENGNLEIGNGYGVPGGGAYAIAPRPDGRVENEELSAAKELPEYLKQKLKARGILKNNKADKDSIAAVNKLDVQSAQISQSGRLPPGWIEARDPATGAPYYHNQSTGKSQWEIPQQISSAGHSPSSLSLPENWVEAFDESSGHKYYYNTATHVSQWEHPSSSQQVASQYYESSVSRSAANKNFDHQSSHPMRCMECGGWGVGLVQSWGYCNHCTRVLKLPQSQYISSISDNYQQISINAKGEDTERKSSKDRSGWRPPIGKKNKKDSRKRAYSEDDELDPMDPSSYSDAPRGGWVVGLKGVQPRAADTTATGPLFQQRPYPSPGAVLRKNAEIASQSKKPNSRFAPITKRGDGSDGLGDAD, from the exons ATGAATAATTATCACGCTCAGCCACTCCCTCCAGGAGTTCAATCGTATACTCAATATTCACCTAACCAACCTCCTAGGCCATCCACTTCAGCTCCTTCTTATCATTCTGAGAATGCTGTGGGACCTCACTATAAATTTGGCGGATTTGGAAGCCACTCGTTGCCTCTTTCTTCTAATTCTGTTCAAAACACGAACACTCAAAGCTTTTATCCTTATGCTGCGACACCTCAGACTTATTTTTCTCAATATCCTCCAAATTTGTCGGGCCAGAACCCTTATGGAATTCAACATGTCAATGAATCTCACTCTAGCATCCTTGCCAATCCAAATTTAACTCTCAAATCTGATGGCTCTTCAAATCCAGACGGTTCTATTTACAGTGTGGTGCCAAGCCCTGTTGTTCACAGTAATTCTTCGTTCCATTGTAGTCACTCCGATGGCGAACATACTTCACATCTGCCAACGGAAAGTCCTGTAGTTTTCATGGAAGTGCAACAGAAAATAAATTCTGGGGAAGTAAATTACTGTCAGACCCGTGAAGTTAGGACTTCTCAACAGGTCAATGCTCAGCAAGGTGACTCATTGCCTTCAATGTCGAATGGCCCTGAGGAGCAGGTGCCTCAAGAACTAAATGTGAAGGATGCGGAGATACCCCAGCGTATGGAGAGTTCAAAGCATCAAGAGACAGGCTCGGTTGATGCAAAGATTGAGAGGGATGGTGATACTGCGTTCTCAGTTACTCAAGACTCTGGTATGAAAAATCTGTCTGAAGAATCCAACAGACCGCCAGATAATTCCACTGCATCTCCTGTCCATGCCAGCACTTTTATTGAAAGTGCTCAGGATATTGAGACTGCTGCTCAAAATGCGGTGCTCCAAGAACAA GAAGTTGCGACACGAAATGTTATACGCAATCAAAG AGAGGCCAATGTTGCGACTCGACCTTCTGATGACGATGCAGACATCTTCACAGATCGTCGTGACCCAAATGCTTTAAAA GAACATTTACTGAGGATGGCATCTGAGCATCGTGCAGAGATGGCTTTAAAGCGCGGGAAGGCTTGCCCTCCTGAAAAtg GTAATTTAGAAATTGGAAATGGATATGGCGTACCTGGAGGAGGGGCTTACGCTATTGCTCCAAGGCCTGATG GACGTGTTGAGAATGAAGAATTGTCTGCTGCAAAAGAATTGCCAGAGTATCTTAAGCAGAAGTTGAAAGCACGTGGCATATTAAAGAATAATAAGGCCGATAAGGATTCTATTGCAGCTGTGAAT AAGTTGGATGTACAGTCAGCTCAGATCTCACAGAGTGGAAGGTTGCCTCCTGGATGG ATTGAGGCTAGAGACCCAGCAACTGGTGCTCCATACTATCATAATCAAAGCACTGGGAAGAGTCAGTGGGAAATTCCTCAACAAATTTCTTCTGCTGGCCACTCTCCATCATCGTTGTCCCTTCCAGAAAATTGGGTTGAGGCATTTGACGAGTCATCAG GTCATAAATACTATTATAATACGGCGACACATGTATCACAATGGGAGCATCCTAGTTCATCTCAGCAGGTTGCTTCACAATATTATGAAAGCTCGGTGTCTCGAAGTGCAGCTAACAAAAATTTTGACCACCAGTCATCTCATCCAATGAGATGCATGGAATGCGGTGGCTGGGGAGTGGGGCTTGTGCAGTCTTGGGGATACTGCAACCATTGCACTAG AGTTCTTAAGCTTCCTCAGAGCCAGTACATATCAAGCATTTCAGATAACTATCAGCAGATCAGCATTAATGCAAAAGGAGAAGATACTGAGAGAAAGTCCTCCAAGGACAG GTCTGGCTGGAGACCTCCtataggaaagaaaaataaaaaagatagcAGGAAACGTGCCTATTCAGAGGATGATGAGTTGGATCCCATGGACCCTAGCTCCTATTCAGATGCTCCTCGTGGAGGATG GGTCGTAGGCTTGAAAGGAGTACAACCACGTGCGGCTGATACCACAGCCACG GGTCCTCTGTTTCAACAGCGTCCATACCCGTCTCCTGGAGCTGTCTTGAGGAAGAATGCAGAAATCGCTTCACAAAGCAAGAAACCCAACTCTCGTTTTGCACCTATAACAAAGAGAGGGGATGGCAGTGATGGACTAGGCGATGCTGACTAA
- the LOC115731999 gene encoding uncharacterized protein LOC115731999 isoform X3: MNNYHAQPLPPGVQSYTQYSPNQPPRPSTSAPSYHSENAVGPHYKFGGFGSHSLPLSSNSVQNTNTQSFYPYAATPQTYFSQYPPNLSGQNPYGIQHVNESHSSILANPNLTLKSDGSSNPDGSIYSVVPSPVVHSNSSFHCSHSDGEHTSHLPTESPVVFMEVQQKINSGEVNYCQTREVRTSQQVNAQQGDSLPSMSNGPEEQVPQELNVKDAEIPQRMESSKHQETGSVDAKIERDGDTAFSVTQDSGMKNLSEESNRPPDNSTASPVHASTFIESAQDIETAAQNAVLQEQEVATRNVIRNQREANVATRPSDDDADIFTDRRDPNALKEHLLRMASEHRAEMALKRGKACPPENGNLEIGNGYGVPGGGAYAIAPRPDGTMPRRVENEELSAAKELPEYLKQKLKARGILKNNKADKDSIAAVNKLDVQSAQISQSGRLPPGWIEARDPATGAPYYHNQSTGKSQWEIPQQISSAGHSPSSLSLPENWVEAFDESSGHKYYYNTATHVSQWEHPSSSQQVASQYYESSVSRSAANKNFDHQSSHPMRCMECGGWGVGLVQSWGYCNHCTRSGWRPPIGKKNKKDSRKRAYSEDDELDPMDPSSYSDAPRGGWVVGLKGVQPRAADTTATGPLFQQRPYPSPGAVLRKNAEIASQSKKPNSRFAPITKRGDGSDGLGDAD, encoded by the exons ATGAATAATTATCACGCTCAGCCACTCCCTCCAGGAGTTCAATCGTATACTCAATATTCACCTAACCAACCTCCTAGGCCATCCACTTCAGCTCCTTCTTATCATTCTGAGAATGCTGTGGGACCTCACTATAAATTTGGCGGATTTGGAAGCCACTCGTTGCCTCTTTCTTCTAATTCTGTTCAAAACACGAACACTCAAAGCTTTTATCCTTATGCTGCGACACCTCAGACTTATTTTTCTCAATATCCTCCAAATTTGTCGGGCCAGAACCCTTATGGAATTCAACATGTCAATGAATCTCACTCTAGCATCCTTGCCAATCCAAATTTAACTCTCAAATCTGATGGCTCTTCAAATCCAGACGGTTCTATTTACAGTGTGGTGCCAAGCCCTGTTGTTCACAGTAATTCTTCGTTCCATTGTAGTCACTCCGATGGCGAACATACTTCACATCTGCCAACGGAAAGTCCTGTAGTTTTCATGGAAGTGCAACAGAAAATAAATTCTGGGGAAGTAAATTACTGTCAGACCCGTGAAGTTAGGACTTCTCAACAGGTCAATGCTCAGCAAGGTGACTCATTGCCTTCAATGTCGAATGGCCCTGAGGAGCAGGTGCCTCAAGAACTAAATGTGAAGGATGCGGAGATACCCCAGCGTATGGAGAGTTCAAAGCATCAAGAGACAGGCTCGGTTGATGCAAAGATTGAGAGGGATGGTGATACTGCGTTCTCAGTTACTCAAGACTCTGGTATGAAAAATCTGTCTGAAGAATCCAACAGACCGCCAGATAATTCCACTGCATCTCCTGTCCATGCCAGCACTTTTATTGAAAGTGCTCAGGATATTGAGACTGCTGCTCAAAATGCGGTGCTCCAAGAACAA GAAGTTGCGACACGAAATGTTATACGCAATCAAAG AGAGGCCAATGTTGCGACTCGACCTTCTGATGACGATGCAGACATCTTCACAGATCGTCGTGACCCAAATGCTTTAAAA GAACATTTACTGAGGATGGCATCTGAGCATCGTGCAGAGATGGCTTTAAAGCGCGGGAAGGCTTGCCCTCCTGAAAAtg GTAATTTAGAAATTGGAAATGGATATGGCGTACCTGGAGGAGGGGCTTACGCTATTGCTCCAAGGCCTGATGGTACTATGCCCA GACGTGTTGAGAATGAAGAATTGTCTGCTGCAAAAGAATTGCCAGAGTATCTTAAGCAGAAGTTGAAAGCACGTGGCATATTAAAGAATAATAAGGCCGATAAGGATTCTATTGCAGCTGTGAAT AAGTTGGATGTACAGTCAGCTCAGATCTCACAGAGTGGAAGGTTGCCTCCTGGATGG ATTGAGGCTAGAGACCCAGCAACTGGTGCTCCATACTATCATAATCAAAGCACTGGGAAGAGTCAGTGGGAAATTCCTCAACAAATTTCTTCTGCTGGCCACTCTCCATCATCGTTGTCCCTTCCAGAAAATTGGGTTGAGGCATTTGACGAGTCATCAG GTCATAAATACTATTATAATACGGCGACACATGTATCACAATGGGAGCATCCTAGTTCATCTCAGCAGGTTGCTTCACAATATTATGAAAGCTCGGTGTCTCGAAGTGCAGCTAACAAAAATTTTGACCACCAGTCATCTCATCCAATGAGATGCATGGAATGCGGTGGCTGGGGAGTGGGGCTTGTGCAGTCTTGGGGATACTGCAACCATTGCACTAG GTCTGGCTGGAGACCTCCtataggaaagaaaaataaaaaagatagcAGGAAACGTGCCTATTCAGAGGATGATGAGTTGGATCCCATGGACCCTAGCTCCTATTCAGATGCTCCTCGTGGAGGATG GGTCGTAGGCTTGAAAGGAGTACAACCACGTGCGGCTGATACCACAGCCACG GGTCCTCTGTTTCAACAGCGTCCATACCCGTCTCCTGGAGCTGTCTTGAGGAAGAATGCAGAAATCGCTTCACAAAGCAAGAAACCCAACTCTCGTTTTGCACCTATAACAAAGAGAGGGGATGGCAGTGATGGACTAGGCGATGCTGACTAA